One Phoenix dactylifera cultivar Barhee BC4 unplaced genomic scaffold, palm_55x_up_171113_PBpolish2nd_filt_p 000085F, whole genome shotgun sequence DNA segment encodes these proteins:
- the LOC103706192 gene encoding autophagy-related protein 2-like isoform X1, with protein MFSRWDFLRSTAIKRVCKFLLKKKLGEFILGDIDLDQLDVQLGSGTIHLSDLALNVDLLNQKLAGAAVLVKEGSIKSLSIKIPWKRKNCQIEVEVLELVLAPFVQSYTSAMDSDSLMPNCDKEQHTCIDSEKIELGEVKENSGSISRDVHEGVKTIAKIVKWFLTSFHVRINEIFVAYDPHSDVEERRSAFHKSLVLRIKEIEFGTCVCEDAMAKLTNFVKFQEALIEFLHLEDVDNFPQLHSGSETGFSETYAKKSTVTILTGPSGGFSGTLNLSIPWENGSLDIRKVNADVSVDSVELKVQPSSINWLIAIWESLKNVSTAQQRNIYKAADSPDRKCRFYSCSSTSGSAMPDSDKVTPGSGNYSNDIFRTINQDGASDALLTRTHLIHNWVPESIDLEDQTDLEPDYGASIDEFFECFDGMRTYRANSGTSGIWNWTCSVFSAISVASNLASGSGHVPTEQNVETSLRATIAEISVVLSFIDEDQTQSYDSSDSLLNGQSFNSYMSCHSTMNIEESTLSTVNSMKIHHLEARCQHLTLDLQTYPQIMKFGASLKQIKVDEYYDSRNRAEGSKFPDYKNDSYYQMLLNQHLQAQVQAALPPYPFSTQDHDSESSVTNCRNGLIKVTLLESLDICRCQYSVSSTGLDGKKMASTSFSVHLPPFVLWVHFPLVNTLLNLFKQVEYSFKKSSMNKDFVTNVQSERHNSSSLGDAESGNISYLTTMSQTASLQGNIVLSQARVIVCFPSEYYGDYRHSASLDKFIVLEHSSSVGDFVDFLQLPKESAPKDAYCTPATSVHLHMGNLDIYFVKSSSENSLVDGSHASDKQPFSAVKILSVTNRSNGYHSGITMLWQKGPVTGPWMASRTWSLSKLHDQSRNKVVRERAEYSSVVTATEDLDGTSSSIRQELILSSAFLFHVKFSHVCINLHSHDYKLLNQLLNYLLDELSSGAHGTDTNYEGIRNEQSSPNVCVASQTSVRVECDLLDICITLDEVIEVSHLIQKELQGSWNCLKLKVTKFELLSASNIGGISKAKFSWLNHGEGELWGSILNRNENASEVTEDLLLITCKNSAIRRGDGDGTNALSFISAGTTVTHIWNPQSCQSYMSIIVRGGTIVAPGGRLDWISAICLYFSLPSQENEQSGNGKASVNGAASETLFFLDLVDIALSFEPHIKDPIIANGVSKREHSCSTESNEEIEREYVACLLAAASLSLSNYTKANSSTVNYNIQLQDAGLLICESTGTRKGSDGYHVGCLQEIGYVKVSQIALVEAVLRSKGLHWEIECSESHISLDTCHDTAYGLLHLVAQLQQLYAPDVEDALMHLQSRWNTIQQAQEDCSSNDVADNSESTAVGLGFEKSSPASGEGCVSVGLLDEILENAFYINGEYRSPSGHCDIQSNVSLDEYVLGDRFKLNINNSTASNASSLIIPKDGSSYGSETGNTQQPSMHKQGSAQLIESYYASDLLQPSTLTAGHHSPKEDHKSRFDNTARRDMECGKGGWYQDSSLVIVENHISKIFSQPEGKQHKEGDFTSSNFGPAEYHIPKGRILLKNIDVRWRMYSGLDWIKPSKNPYNSLKGRDGSACLEFTLSGLNLQYDMYPDGEICVSKLSVSAQDFHLYDMSRDAPWKMVLGYYHSKDHPRESCAKAFKLDLEAVRPDPSTPLEDYRLHLEFLPMRLHLDQDQLNFLISFFGKDSFVDEPPSPPNNLSESVTSGRKSRSFGSQTIMEEALLPFFQKCVVRPLVVRVDYIPRHFDPAALRRGNYAELLNLVAWKGIDLHLKHVCAVGVYGWNSICEMVLGEWLEDISHNQVHKLLKGLAPIRSLFAVSSGTSKLVLSPVKSYRKDHKLLKGIQRGAIAFIRSISIEAVGLGVHLAAGAHEILLQTEYFLTSIPSSGSLSETNRRKSNIRSNQPEDAQQGIRQAYESLSDGLSRTASALLKTPLKAYQRGAGAGSALTSAFRAAPAAAVAPVSASAGAAHCALLGLRNSLDPEHKKESMGKYLGSSRS; from the exons TTGGCTGGGGCAGCAGTTCTTGTGAAAGAAGGATCTATTAAATCCCTATCAATTAAAATTCCATGGAAGCGAAAAAACTGTCAGATAGAAGTGGAAGTGCTTGAGCTTGTCCTTGCACCGTTTGTCCAGAGCTATACTTCTGCCATGGATTCTGATTCTTTGATGCCTAATTGTGATAAAGAACAACATACGTGCATTGATTCAGAGAAGATTGAGCTGGGAGAAGTCAAGGAAAACTCTGGTTCTATTTCTCGAGATGTTCATGAAGGAGTGAAGACAATTGCTAAGATTGTGAAATGGTTTCTTACAAGCTTTCATGTaagaataaatgaaatttttgtTGCATATGATCCCCATTCAGATGTGGAAGAAAGGAGATCAGCATTCCATAAATCCTTGGTTCTCCGAATTAAAGAAATAGAGTTTGGAACATGTGTTTGTGAAGATGCTATGGCTAAGTTGACTAATTTTGTAAAATTTCAAGAAGCACTCATCGAGTTTCTTCATTTAGAGGATGTTGATAATTTCCCGCAGCTCCATAGTGGTTCAGAAACGGGCTTTAGCGaaacatatgcaaaaaaaagtACTGTTACAATCTTGACTGGGCCAAGTGGTGGATTCTCAGGGACATTGAACTTAAGCATACCATGGGAAAATGGATCTTTGGATATTCGTAAAGTTAATGCAGATGTCTCAGTTGATTCTGTGGAACTGAAGGTGCAACCCAGCAGTATCAATTGGCTCATAGCCATATGGGAATCCCTCAAGAATGTGAGCACAGCTCAACAGAGAAATATTTACAAGGCTGCAGATTCACCTGACCGTAAATGTAGATTTTATAGCTGTTCATCTACCTCAGGTTCTGCTATGCCAGATTCAGACAAAGTCACACCAGGCAGTGGAAACTATTCAAATGACATATTTCGTACAATCAATCAAGATGGTGCTTCAGATGCTTTGCTTACAAGAACACATTTAATTCACAACTGGGTGCCAGAATCCATTGATCTAGAAGACCAAACTGATTTAGAGCCAGATTATGGTGCAAG CATTGATGAGTTCTTTGAATGTTTTGATGGAATGAGGACTTACCGGGCAAATTCAGGAACTAGTGGTATATGGAACTGGACCTGTTCTGTTTTCAGTGCAATAAGTGTTGCATCTAATCTTGCTTCTGGATCAGGACATGTTCCTACAG AACAAAATGTTGAGACTAGTTTACGAGCTACTATTGCTGAGATTTCTGTTGTCCTTTCCTTCATTGATGAAGATCAGACACAGTCATATGATTCCAGCGATTCATTATTAAATGgccaaagttttaattcttacatgAGCTGTCACTCAACAATGAATATAGAGGAGTCAACCTTGAGTACCGTTAATTCTATGAAAATACACCATCTTGAAGCAAGGTGTCAACATCTGACTCTTGATTTGCAG ACTTATCCTCAAATCATGAAGTTTGGAGCATCACTCAAGCAAATTAAGGTTGATGAGTATTATGATAGTAGGAACCGTGCTGAGGGATCTAAGTTCCCTGATTACAAGAATGATTCCTATTACCAAATGCTATTAAATCAGCATTTGCAGGCACAAGTTCAAGCTGCTCTTCCACCATATCCTTTTTCCACCCAAGACCATGATTCAGAATCTTCTGTCACTAATTGTAGGAATGGACTGATCAAGGTTACATTGTTGGAATCTCTTGATATATGCCGCTGTCAGTATTCTGTCAGTTCCACAGGTTTAGATGGCAAGAAAATGGCATCAACATCTTTCTCTGTTCATCTGCCACCATTTGTTTTGTGGGTTCACTTTCCGTTAGTAAATACGCTGCTTAATCTCTTCAAACAAGTTGAATATTCATTTAAGAAAAGCAGCATGAACAAGGATTTTGTGACTAATGTTCAGTCTGAAAGGCATAATTCTTCCTCTCTTGGTGATGCTGAAAGTGGCAATATTTCTTACTTAACAACTATGTCTCAAACAGCAAGTCTGCAAGGGAATATAGTCCTTTCTCAGGCAAGGGTCATAGTGTGCTTTCCTTCTGAATATTATGGAGATTACAGACATTCAGCCTCTTTGGATAAGTTTATTGTTCTTGAACATTCTTCCAGTGTGGGAGATTTTGTGGATTTTCTTCAACTTCCAAAAGAAAGTGCTCCAAAAGATGCTTACTGTACACCTGCCACTTCTGTCCATCTACATATGGGAAATTTAGACATTTACTTTGTTAAATCTTCAAGTGAAAATTCTTTGGTGGATGGGTCCCATGCATCAGACAAGCAACCCTTTTCTGCCGTGAAGATTCTCTCTGTCACCAACAGATCAAATGGCTATCATTCTGGAATTACGATGCTTTGGCAGAAGGGTCCTGTGACTGGTCCTTGGATGGCAAGCAGAACTTGGAGTTTGTCCAAATTACATGATCAAAGTAGGAATAAAGTGGTCAGAGAAAGGGCTGAGTATTCCTCGGTGGTGACAGCTACAGAAGACCTTGACGGGACAAGTTCAAGTATTCGTCAAGAGCTGATTCTGAGTTCTGCATTTTTATTTCATGTTAAATTTTCTCATGTTTGTATTAATCTTCATAGTCATGATTATAAATTGCTAAATCAGCTGCTTAATTATCTGTTGGATGAATTGTCTAGTGGAGCCCATGGTACGGACACTAATTATGAGGGGATCAGAAATGAACAATCGTCCCCAAATGTCTGTGTTGCATCTCAAACATCTGTTCGTGTGGAATGTGATCTCCTGGACATTTGCATTACCCTAGATGAAGTAATAGAAGTCAGTCACTTGATACAGAAGGAACTACAGGGATCATGGAATTGCCTTAAATTGAAAGTTACGAAGTTTGAGTTGCTTTCTGCATCAAATATTGGTGGAATTAGCAAAGCAAAATTTTCATGGCTTAACCATGGCGAGGGTGAATTGtggggttccatcttaaataggaaTGAAAATGCTTCTGAAGTAACTGAAGATCTTCTTCTAATCACCTGTAAAAACTCTGCCATCAGAAGGGGTGATGGTGATGGTACTAATGCATTATCTTTTATCTCTGCGGGTACTACTGTTACACACATCTGGAATCCACAGTCATGTCAAAGCTACATGTCCATAATCGTTCGTGGTGGGACAATAGTTGCTCCTGGTGGTCGCTTGGATTGGATCAGTGCAATATGCTTATATTTTAGTTTGCCTTCTCAAGAGAATGAACAGTCAGGCAATGGTAAAGCTTCAGTTAATGGTGCTGCTTCTGAAACATTATTCTTTCTTGATTTGGTGGATATTGCTTTGAGTTTTGAGCCCCACATCAAAGATCCTATAATCGCTAATGGAGTTTCCAAAAGAGAGCATAGTTGTAGTACTGAATCTAAtgaagagatagagagagaatatGTGGCATGCCTTTTAGCTGCAGCATCATTAAGCCTTTCTAATTACACCAAGGCAAACTCGTCTACTGTTAATTACAATATCCAACTACAAGATGCAGGACTTCTTATCTGTGAATCGACTGGCACAAGAAAGGGCAGTGATGGTTATCATGTAGGTTGTCTGCAAGAGATCGGCTATGTAAAAGTTTCCCAGATTGCTCTTGTTGAGGCTGTTCTTAGAAGTAAAGGTCTTCATTGGGAAATTGAATGTTCAGAATCGCATATCAGCCTTGATACCTGCCATGACACAGCTTATGGTCTTTTACATTTGGTTGCTCAACTTCAACAGCTTTATGCACCTGATGTGGAGGATGCTCTTATGCATTTACAATCAAGGTGGAATACTATTCAGCAAGCTCAAGAAGATTGCAGTTCAAATGATGTGGCAGATAACTCTGAAAGCACTGCTGTTGGTTTGGGTTTTGAGAAGAGTTCGCCAGCTAGTGGTGAAGGCTGTGTATCTGTTGGACTGCTGGATGAGATACTTGAGAATGCTTTTTATATTAATGGGGAATACAGATCTCCATCTGGTCATTGCGACATACAATCTAATGTTTCCCTTGATGAATATGTGCTTGGAGATAGGTTTAAGTTGAACATAAACAACTCTACGGCTAGCAATGCTTCTTCTCTGATTATTCCTAAGGATGGTTCATCGTATGGTTCAGAAACAGGAAACACTCAGCAACCATCTATGCACAAACAAGGCTCAGCTCAACTTATTGAAAGCTATTATGCATCTGACTTACTTCAGCCGTCAACATTAACTGCAGGCCATCATTCACCTAAGGAAGATCACAAATCTAGATTCGATAATACCGCTCGTCGGGACATGGAATGTGGAAAGGGTGGTTGGTACCAGGACAGTTCTCTAGTGATAGTAGAGAaccatatttcaaaaatattcaGTCAGCCTGAAGGAAAACAACACAAAGAAGGGGATTTTACTTCCAGCAATTTTGGTCCTGCTGAGTACCATATTCCAAAAGGAAGGATACTTcttaaaaatattgatgtgAGATGGAGAATGTATTCTGGACTTGACTGGATTAAGCCAAGCAAAAATCCTTACAATAGTTTGAAAGGAAGAGATGGTAGTGCCTGCCTAGAATTTACTTTGTCAGGGTTGAATCTTCAATATGACATGTATCCTGATGGAGAAATTTGTGTATCAAAGCTTTCTGTTTCTGCTCAGGACTTTCATCTTTATGACATGAGCAGAGATGCCCCTTGGAAGATG GTTCTGGGTTATTACCATtcaaaagatcatccaagagaaTCCTGTGCCAAAGCATTTAAGTTAGACTTAGAAGCAGTAAGACCAGACCCATCAACACCTCTAGAGGACTACAG GTTACATCTTGAGTTTTTGCCAATGCGGCTGCATCTTGATCAAGACCAACTCAACTTCCTCATCAGCTTCTTTGGCAAGGATTCATTTGTTGATGAGCCTCCCAGTCCGCCTAATAATTTGAGTGAGTCTGTCACATCAGGAAGAAAAAGCAGGAGCTTTGGGAGCCAAACTATTATGGAGGAGGCATTACTTCCTTTCTTCCAG AAATGTGTTGTAAGGCCCTTGGTTGTGCGTGTTGACTACATTCCTCGGCATTTTGATCCAGCAGCACTAAGAAGAGGAAACTATGCAGAACTTCTCAACTTAGTTGCATGGAAG GGAATTGACTTACATCTCAAACATGTTTGTGCTGTTGGTGTTTATGGGTGGAATAGCATCTGTGAAATGGTACTTGGGGAATGGTTGGAAGATATTTCTCACAACCAG GTTCATAAATTATTAAAAGGGCTTGCTCCTATAAGGTCATTGTTTGCTGTCAGTTCTGGCACGTCTAAATTGGTTTTATCTCCAGTTAAAAGTTACAGGAAAGATCACAAGTTGCTTAAGGGAATACAAAGAG GGGCAATAGCTTTTATTAGAAGCATTTCAATTGAAGCTGTTGGGCTAGGGGTGCATTTGGCAGCTGGAGCCCATGAGATCTTGCTTCAAACAGAATACTTCCTTACAAGCATTCCATCATCTGGATCATTATCTGAAACGAACAGAAGAAAAAGTAATATAAGATCTAATCAACCTGAAGATGCACAACAAGGGATCCGCCAG GCTTATGAGAGTCTTAGTGATGGTCTTAGTAGGACTGCCTCTGCTCTACTTAAGACTCCTCTAAAGGCTTACCAGCGGGGTGCTGGTGCAGGATCAGCCCTGACATCTGCTTTCCGGGCGGCTCCTGCCGCTGCTGTAGCTCCTGTCTCTGCTTCTGCTGGTGCAGCACACTGCGCACTTCTTGGACTTAGAAACAG CCTAGATCCCGAACATAAAAAAGAATCTATGGGGAAATATTTGGGATCTTCTCGATCATAA